GGGCGGCGCGTCTACTTCGAGATCGGCGGCGGCCCCTATGCGGCCGGCACTACCTCGTTCATCGGCGAGACCCTGGCGCGGTTGGGGCTGGCGAACATCGCGCCGCCGGACCTCGGTCCCTTCCCGAAGCTGAACCCCGAGTACGTTGTGCGCGCCAAGCCCGACCTCATCATGGGCGTGCAGCGCGAGCAGTCGGCCTTGATGGCACGCCCCGGCTGGAATGCCCTGGCTGCCGTGCGTGAGCGGCGCTTGTGCGGCTTCGAGACGCCTCAGTACGAGATGCTGATCCGGCCCGGACCGCGCATGGGTGAAGCCGCCGGTCTGCTGGCGGACTGCCTGGCGCGGCTCGGGACGACGGCGACCCGATGAGCATGTCCTTTGTCTCGACGAACCAGCCGGCGTTCGACGCAGCGATGGGCGACGCAGAGGCACGCCGCCGGCTCGCGGCCGGGATCGCACTGGCCATCGTCGTGGGCCTCGCCTGCGGCCTGGCCACCGGCTCGACGGGCTTCGCGCCCAGGGACTTCTGGGCGGACCTCAACGGCAACGACGCCGCGCTCCTGCTCGGACAGATCCGCGCACCCCGGACGCTGGGTGCCGCGCTGGTGGGTGCGCTGCTAGGCCTGTCCGGCGCGATCGCGCAAGGCGTCTTCCGCAACCCGCTGGCCGACCCCTACCTTCTTGGCAGCGCGGCGGGCGCGGGGCTGGGGGTGGTGCTGGTGCTTGCCGCCGCCGCACTGGGCGGCGCCACCATCAGCCTAGCCACCGTGGCCTGGATCGAGCGCGTAGGGATTGTCACCGCCGCGTTCGTCGGTGCGCTGGCGGGGGTGTCGCTCACGCTGACGCTGGCCAGTGGCGCCGTCCACACCCTGCGGCTGCTGCTGGCCGGCGTGGTGATCGGCGTGCTGCTGGGAGCCGTCAGCGACCTCATCACGGTCGTCTCGCCGGACGCGCTGCGCGGCAAGCAGGCCTTCATGCTCGGCAGCACCGGCTTTCTCGGCTGGAACGCGCTGGCGCTGATGCTCGCCGGCCTGACGCTGCTGCTGGTGCTGGCACAGCGGCATGCCCGAGCGTTGGATGCGCTGACGCTTGGCGAGGACAGCGCCACCAGTCTCGGCCTGAACCTCGGGAAAGTGCGACTGGCCCTGGTGCTGATGCTCAGCCTGGGCACGGCGCTGGCGGTTTCGCAGGCCGGGCTGGTCGCCTTCGTCGGGCTGGTCGCCCCACATCTTGTGCGGCGCCGCGCACCGGGCACGCACGCCTGGCTGCTGGTGGCCAGCGCCGGCATGGGCGCCGCAATCCTGCTGTGGGCCGACGTCATTTCGCGCGCTCTGATCGCCCCGGAAGAACTGCCCGTCGGGGTGGTCACCGCCGTGCTCGGCGGCAGCTATCTGGTCTGGCTGCTCAAGCAGAGGACCGCCTCATGAACCCGACGCTGCAGGCGCTGGGCGTGGGCGTCCGGCTGGGCCGCCGCGACGTGCTGCATGCCGTGAGTCTTGGGATCGGCGGCGGCTGGACCGCACTCGTCGGCCCGAACGGTGCCGGCAAGTCGACGCTGTTGCGGGCCCTCGCAGGACTACAGCCCTTGGCGGCGGGGCAGGTCTTCCTGAACCCGGGCGCGGCGGCCCAGCCGCTGGATCTGCACCGGACCGCGCCCGCCGACCGCGCCCGCGTGCTGGCCTGGCTCGCGCAGCAGGGCGAGGTCACCGGCGAGCTGACTGTGCGCGAGACAGTCGAGCTCGGCCGCATCGCCCGTCTCGGTCTGCTGGGCACGCCGGTCGCGGCCGACCGCAAGGCTGTCGACCGCGCGATGACCTTGACCGAGAGCTTGCCGTGGCAGCACCGGCGGCTGCACGAACTCTCCGGCGGAGAACGCCAGCGGGTGCTGCTGGCGAGGGTAATGGCCACCGAGGCGCCGATGCTGCTGCTCGACGAGCCGACCACCCACCTCGATGCGCCACACCAGGTGGCTCTGGCCCGCCTGTTCAGGCGTCTGACACACGACCGCTCGGCGCCGCGCGCGGTACTGAGCGTGCTGCACGACCTGCCCATCGCACTGCAGGCCGATCGCCTGCTGGTGCTGGATGCGGGCACGCTGCAGGCCGACGGCCCGCCCACTGATCCGGCCGTGCAGGCCGCGCTGGTGCGCGTCTTCGGCGGCGCCATCCGCATCGAGTCCGACGCCCAGGGCCGCCCGCGTGTCGCTCTGGCCTTGGACGCCACCTGAGTCGCCCGGATCACCCGCCCATGGACATCGTCAAGCCACCCACCGCACCCAGTCCGAAGGCCGAAGGCGAACGCCGCGGCCTGATCCTCGTGCACACCGGCCACGGCAAGGGCAAGAGCACGGCCGCCTTCGGCCTGGCGCTGCGGGCGCACGGCCGCGGTATGCCGGTGAAAATCTACCAGTTCATGAAAGTGCCCTCGGCCCGCTTCGGCGAGCACCGCATGTTCGAGCAGCTAGGCATCCCGATCGAGGGTCTGGGCGACGGCTTCAGCTGGAAGAGCCGTGACCTCGAGCACAGCGCCCAGCTCGCCCGCGACGGCTGGGCACGCGCCGAGGAGACCATCCGGGCCGGCGAGCACTTTCTTGTCGTGCTCGACGAGATCACCTACCCGCTGCGATACGGCTGGCAGCCGCTGGAGCCCGTGCTGGCCTGCCTGCGCGAGCGGCCGGCCCATGTGCATGTGGTGCTCACCGGCCGCGATGCGCCGCAGGAGCTGATCGATCTGGCCGACACCGTCACCGAAATGACGCTGGTCAGGCACCACCACCAGCAGGGCGTGCCGGCGCAGCGGGGCATCGAGGACTGATGGTCGCCGCCGCCGCGCTCGCCCTGGCTTGGTTGATCGACAGTCGCTTCGGCGAGCCTCGCTCGGCCTGGCACCCGGTGGCCTGGTTCGGCCGCATCGCCGCGCCTCTGGGTCGTCGTGTGCACTCCTGGGCTGCACCTGCCGCCTTCGCGGCCGGTGCGGTGTTGTGGTGCAGCCTCGTCGCCGCTGTCGCAGGAGCGGCCTTCGCCGTGGAGCAGGCCGCCGGGGCAGCGCCGGCATGGATCGCGATCCCGCTGCTCGCCGCGGCACTGAAGCCGACATTCGCGTGGCGGATGCTGAACGACGAGGTGCGCGCCGTCGAAGCGGCGCTCGGGCAGGGGCTCGAACAAGGCCAAGCCCGCGTCGCCCGGCTGTGCAGCCGCGACGTCACCCAGCTCGACGCGGCTGCGGTGCGCGAGACGGCCATCGAAACGTTGGCCGAGAACTTCAACGATTCGCTGGTCGCGCCGCTGTTCTGGTTCCTGGTCGCCGGCCTGCCCGGTGCCTGGGCCTGGCGCGCCGCCAATACGCTCGATGCGATGTGGGGCTATCGCGGCCCCTGGGAATGGGCCGGCAAATGGGCGGCGCGGGCCGACGACGTGATGGGCTATGTGCCCGCGCGCCTGGCGGCGTTGCTGCTGTGGCGGCCGAGCGTGGGCGTGGCTCGTCTCACGCGCGAGGCTCCGCTGACGCCGTCGCCCAACGGCGGCTGGCCGATGGCGGCGATGGCGTTTCGCATCGGGGTCCGGCTCGGCAAACCGGGCGCCTATGCCTTGAACGCGCAGGCCCCGGCGCCGGATGCCGCAGCACTGACGAATGCCTTGACGGTCGGCGAGGGGGCGGCACGCGGGGCGATCGCGGCTGCGCTGCTGCTGGTCGTGCTCAAGGTGAACTTGTGGTGAGCCCCGGTACGGCCGCCCGCGTCCACGGCGGTGCCGACGCACACGGTGCCGCGCGCTGGGACTTCTCCACCTGCGCCAACGCGGCGGGACCGTGCCCGGCCGCGCTCGCAGCCGTGCAGGCAGCCGACGCGACGCGCTACCCCGACCCGGCCGCCACGGCAGTCCGGCAGGCGCTGGGGGCACTGCACGACGTCGAGCCTTCGCGGATCCTGCCCGCCGCCAGTGCGAGCGAATTCATCCAGCGTGTCACCGCGGTCACCGCTCGGCTTTGGCCCGGTGCCGTGCGGGTTCCCCGCTTCGCGTATGGCGACTACGCGGCGGCCGCCGCGGCGTGGGGCCGCCCCTTTGTCCCCCAGGATGTCGAGGTCCCGGGCACGCCGTCGCAGTGCACGCTGCGCTGGCACGCCGATCCGACGAGTCCGCTGGGCCAGGACGGCGCTGTCGCCCGTGACGACTCCTATTGCTGCCCCGCCGTGCTCGACGCGGTGTACGCGCCGCTACGGCTTCAGGGAGCGTCGGCGTGGACGGCATCCGCGCGCGATGCGGTCTTCGTGTTGCACAGCCCCAACAAGGCGCTGGGCCTGACCGGCGTGCGCGGCGCCTACGCGGTCGCGCCACGAGATCGCGGTGGCGCCGGCTACGACGTGCTGGCCTGCCGAGCCGCGCTGGAGGCTGCGGCGCCGTCGTGGCCGCTGTCGGCCCACGCCGAGGCCATGCTGCTGGCCTGGGCCACGCCCGACGTGCACGCCTGGGTGGCCGAATCACGCACCACCCTGGTGGCATGGAAGTCGGACCTGCTGCGGCGCCTGTCGGCACGCGGCTTCGAGGTGCGGCCGAGCGTGACGCCGTACGTCATCGTGCGCCCACCGCGCCCCGTGGCACCATCGCTGCTGCGCAGGCACCACGTCGCGGTACGCGACGCGACCTCGTTCGGCCTGCCGGGCTGGTGGCGCCTCTCGGCGCAAGCGCCCTCGGCACAGGACGCGTTGATGCACGCACTGGACCTGCTCGACGGGGGCCTGCCATGAAGACCGCCCTGATGGTCTGGGGTGCGAGCAGCGGCGCCGGCAAGAGTCTGCTCGCGACAGCACTGTGCCGCTGGGCCGCGCGCGAGGGCCTGGGCGTGGCGCCGTTCAAGGCCCAGAACATGAGCAACAACGCCCGCGTCGTGCCGCTGGCCGCGCACGGATCGGACGCGGAAGTGGGCGAGATCGGCTCGGCCCAGTACTTCCAGGCGCTGGCCGCCCGCGCGGCGCCGCAGGTGGACATGAACCCCGTGCTGCTCAAGCCCGAGCGCGACACGGCCAGCCAGGTGGTGGTGCAGGGCCGGGTCGACGCCGCGCTGTCGCGCATGCCCTGGCGCGAACGCAGCGCCCGGCTGGCACGGGCCGCGCGCGAGAGCTTCGATCGCATGGCCGCGCGGCATGAGGTTCTGGTGATCGAGGGGGCCGGCTCACCGGCGGAGATCAACCTCGCGCCGCAGGACTACGTCAACCTCGGCACGGCGCGCTGGGCGCGCGAGATCGCCACCCTGCAGGCACTGCTGGTGGTGGACATCGACCGAGGCGGCGCTTTCGCCCACCTGCACGGCACCTGGGCGCTGCTGCCCGACGACCTGCGCACCAGTCTTGCCGGGTTCGTGCTCAACAAGTTCCGCGGCGATGCGGCACTGCTGGCACCCGGGCCCGATCGCCTGCAGGCGCTGACCGGCGTGCCAGTGCTGGGCGTGCTGCCGATGAACCGCGACCATGGGCTGCCGGAGGAGGACGGGCTGTACGGCGCGGCGTCGGGCCCGGCCGGTGGCCTGCGCGTGGCCATCGTCGCCTGGCCGCAGCTGAGCAACCTCGACGAATTCCAGCCACTGGCCGCCGTGGCATCGGTGCGCTGGGTGCGCAGCGCGGGCGACCTGGACGGCGCCGATTGGATCGTGCTGCCGGGCTCCAAGCAGGTCAGCGGTGACCTCGCCTGGCTGAAAGCGCGGGGCCTGGACGCCGCCATCGTGCGGCACGCCCGCGCCGGGCGGCCGGTGCTGGGCATCTGCGGCGGCCTGCAGGCGCTGGGTGCCTTGCTCGACGACCCCGATGGCGTGGACGGAGAGGCCCATGGCCCGCTGCCGGGCCTGGGCCTGCTGCCGCTGGCCACGCGCTATGCCGCGCCCAAGCGGCTGCGGGCCGCGCCGGTGCAGTTCGCGCCTCTGGCCCACCCGTGGCAGGCGCTGTCGTCCCGACGCTGGCCCGCCTACGAGATCCGCTGCGGACGCACGCAGTCCATCGCAGGCGCCGCCTCCGCGGCCACGCTGGCGCTGCACGATGCCGAGGGCCTGCCGATCGGCTGGTCGGCCGCCGCGGACCCGGGGCAACCGGACCGGCACAACGTGCTCGGCATCGCCACCCACGGGCTGTTCGAGGACGCTGCGGTGCTGCGCGCCCTCTTCGGCCAGCAGGTGGGCACGCTGGACGCCACTTTCGACGGCCTGGCGGATTTCATCGACACCCATCTCGGCGCGGCCACGCTGCGCGCACTCTTTCACTGCTGACCCATGGATTCCGATTTCGACACCACCCTGCCTCTGCCCACTCTTGACCACGCCGCCCGGCGTCAGCATGTCCAGGCGGCGCTCGATGCCAAGACCAAGCCGCTGGGCGCGCTGGGCCGGCTCGAATCGTTGGCCGTTCAGCTCGCGGTCGCGCTCGGCACCGACCAGCCCGCCTTGTTCGCACCGCAGCTGGTGGTGTTCGCCGCCGACCACGGCATCGCCGCGCGCGGCGTCTCGGCCTACCCGGCCGAGGTGACGCGGCAGATGGTGCTGAACTTTTTGACCGGCGGCGCGGCCGTGTCGGTGCTGGCGCGCCAGCACGGCCTGGCCCTGACAGTGGCCGACTGCGGCGTTGCCGCCGAGTTCGAGGCTCACCCGATGCTGGTGCGGCTGAAGACGGCTGGCGCCGAGCACGGCACTGCCGATGCAAGCCGCGGCCCGGCGATGAGCGAGGCGCAATGCCGCACCGCCATCCTGCAGGGCCGCCGCCTCGTCGCGGCGCTGCCCGGCAACGTGCTGCTGCTGGGCGAGATGGGCATTGGCAACACCTCGGCGGCCGCCTTGCTGATGGCCCGCCTGACCGGCGCGCCGCTGCAGGTGTGCACCGGCCGTGGCACGGGTCTCGACGATGCAGGCCTCGCCGCCAAGCGCGCGGTGCTGGCCGAGGCACTGGAGGCCAACGCCCAGGCGACGCGGCCGCTGCAGGCCCTGGCCGCACTCGGTGGCCTGGAGATCGCCACCATGGTCGGCGCGGTGCAGCAGGCTGCGGTGAGCGGGCGCGTGATCGTGGTCGACGGCTTCATCACGACAGCCGCCGTGGCGGTGGCGGCCGCGCTGCAGCCCGCCGTGCTCGCCCACTGCGTCTTCGCGCACCGTTCGCAGGAGACCGGGCACACGCACTGGCTGCAGCGCCTGGGTGTGCAGCCGCTGCTGGACCTGGACCTGCGACTCGGCGAAGGCTCGGGCGCCGCGCTGGCATGGCCGCTGCTCGACTCCGCCTGCCGCGTGCTGGCCGAGATGGCCAGCTTCGCCTCGGCCGGGGTCAGCCAGCGCACGCCATGACGATGCTGGTGCGAGAGCTGAGGCTCTTCATGCTGGCGCTGCAGTTCCTGACCCGCGTGCCTGTGCCGGCGTGGGTCGGCTTCGACCCCGCGCAGATGCGCCGGGCGGTTCGGCACTTTCCGCTCGTGGGCGTGCTGATCGGGGCCTTCAGCGCCGGCATCGCGCTGGCTGCCAGTCGGCTCTGGCCGCCTACCGTGGCGGCCGCGCTGGCGGTGGCCGCCACCGTGTGGCTCACCGCGGCCTTCCACGAGGACGGACTGGCCGACACCTTCGACGCGCTGCTGGGCGCCGCCCCGCGCGACAAGGCGCTGGCAATCATGAAGGATTCGCGCATCGGCACCTACGGCGCCGTGGCGCTCGTGCTGTCGCTGCTGCTGCGTACGCTTTTGCTAGCCGAACTGATGGCACGCGATCCGGCGGCGGCCGCCGTCATCCTGATCGCCGCCCACGCGAGCGGGCGCAGCGCTGCAGTGGCGTTGATGGCGGCCCTGCCCTATGCGCGCACTGAGGAGGGTGATGCGGCGCAGGCCAAGGCGGGCAGCGTGGCGCGCGATGTACCCGGCATCGATGCGGCATGGGCTGTCGCCGTCGGCCTGCTCACGCTGGCATTCGCGGCCTGGACACAGGCATCGCCGATCGCGGCGGGTGCCTCGCTACTGGCGCTGGGCTGCATGGTCCTCATGTTGCGCCACTGGCTTCGACGTCACCTGGGTGGCTACACCGGCGACACCCTGGGCGCCGCTGAACAGTTCGGCGAGGTCGCCGTCCTGCTGTCGTTCGCCGCGTCGGCGTCGGGATGAGCGGGCTGCAGCTGCACGCATGGCGACACCCCGCAGCGATCGGGGCGGAAGGCCGGTGCATCGGGCGGACGGACCTGCGCGTCGATGCCCGGCGTGCGAAGCGGCAGGCGCACCGGATCCGCGCCTTCGCCCGCCGCCACGGCCTGCCCTGCATCGTCGTCACTTCGCCGCTGGAACGCTGCCGAGCGGTGGGGCGCTGGCTGTTACGCTGGGGCTGGCGACACTGGATCGACCCCGCGCTCGTCGAAGCGAACTTCGGCGAGTGGGACGGACAACCCTGGACGGCCGTTGCGCCCAAGGCGATCGACGCCTGGTGCGCCGACTTCGTGGACCATGCCCCGGGCGGCGGCGAGCCCGTCGCATTGGTGCTGCGGAGAGTGCGGTCCTTCGATCCCGGCGAGGCACGGCTGCTGGTAACGCAC
This portion of the Methylibium petroleiphilum PM1 genome encodes:
- a CDS encoding FecCD family ABC transporter permease produces the protein MSMSFVSTNQPAFDAAMGDAEARRRLAAGIALAIVVGLACGLATGSTGFAPRDFWADLNGNDAALLLGQIRAPRTLGAALVGALLGLSGAIAQGVFRNPLADPYLLGSAAGAGLGVVLVLAAAALGGATISLATVAWIERVGIVTAAFVGALAGVSLTLTLASGAVHTLRLLLAGVVIGVLLGAVSDLITVVSPDALRGKQAFMLGSTGFLGWNALALMLAGLTLLLVLAQRHARALDALTLGEDSATSLGLNLGKVRLALVLMLSLGTALAVSQAGLVAFVGLVAPHLVRRRAPGTHAWLLVASAGMGAAILLWADVISRALIAPEELPVGVVTAVLGGSYLVWLLKQRTAS
- the cobT gene encoding nicotinate-nucleotide--dimethylbenzimidazole phosphoribosyltransferase codes for the protein MDSDFDTTLPLPTLDHAARRQHVQAALDAKTKPLGALGRLESLAVQLAVALGTDQPALFAPQLVVFAADHGIAARGVSAYPAEVTRQMVLNFLTGGAAVSVLARQHGLALTVADCGVAAEFEAHPMLVRLKTAGAEHGTADASRGPAMSEAQCRTAILQGRRLVAALPGNVLLLGEMGIGNTSAAALLMARLTGAPLQVCTGRGTGLDDAGLAAKRAVLAEALEANAQATRPLQALAALGGLEIATMVGAVQQAAVSGRVIVVDGFITTAAVAVAAALQPAVLAHCVFAHRSQETGHTHWLQRLGVQPLLDLDLRLGEGSGAALAWPLLDSACRVLAEMASFASAGVSQRTP
- a CDS encoding histidine phosphatase family protein is translated as MSGLQLHAWRHPAAIGAEGRCIGRTDLRVDARRAKRQAHRIRAFARRHGLPCIVVTSPLERCRAVGRWLLRWGWRHWIDPALVEANFGEWDGQPWTAVAPKAIDAWCADFVDHAPGGGEPVALVLRRVRSFDPGEARLLVTHGGWLSAALWVRDQGGARPKSEQWPAPPRHGQRIDLEWQRIA
- a CDS encoding aminotransferase class I/II-fold pyridoxal phosphate-dependent enzyme gives rise to the protein MSPGTAARVHGGADAHGAARWDFSTCANAAGPCPAALAAVQAADATRYPDPAATAVRQALGALHDVEPSRILPAASASEFIQRVTAVTARLWPGAVRVPRFAYGDYAAAAAAWGRPFVPQDVEVPGTPSQCTLRWHADPTSPLGQDGAVARDDSYCCPAVLDAVYAPLRLQGASAWTASARDAVFVLHSPNKALGLTGVRGAYAVAPRDRGGAGYDVLACRAALEAAAPSWPLSAHAEAMLLAWATPDVHAWVAESRTTLVAWKSDLLRRLSARGFEVRPSVTPYVIVRPPRPVAPSLLRRHHVAVRDATSFGLPGWWRLSAQAPSAQDALMHALDLLDGGLP
- a CDS encoding cobyric acid synthase — protein: MKTALMVWGASSGAGKSLLATALCRWAAREGLGVAPFKAQNMSNNARVVPLAAHGSDAEVGEIGSAQYFQALAARAAPQVDMNPVLLKPERDTASQVVVQGRVDAALSRMPWRERSARLARAARESFDRMAARHEVLVIEGAGSPAEINLAPQDYVNLGTARWAREIATLQALLVVDIDRGGAFAHLHGTWALLPDDLRTSLAGFVLNKFRGDAALLAPGPDRLQALTGVPVLGVLPMNRDHGLPEEDGLYGAASGPAGGLRVAIVAWPQLSNLDEFQPLAAVASVRWVRSAGDLDGADWIVLPGSKQVSGDLAWLKARGLDAAIVRHARAGRPVLGICGGLQALGALLDDPDGVDGEAHGPLPGLGLLPLATRYAAPKRLRAAPVQFAPLAHPWQALSSRRWPAYEIRCGRTQSIAGAASAATLALHDAEGLPIGWSAAADPGQPDRHNVLGIATHGLFEDAAVLRALFGQQVGTLDATFDGLADFIDTHLGAATLRALFHC
- the cobS gene encoding adenosylcobinamide-GDP ribazoletransferase, with the translated sequence MLALQFLTRVPVPAWVGFDPAQMRRAVRHFPLVGVLIGAFSAGIALAASRLWPPTVAAALAVAATVWLTAAFHEDGLADTFDALLGAAPRDKALAIMKDSRIGTYGAVALVLSLLLRTLLLAELMARDPAAAAVILIAAHASGRSAAVALMAALPYARTEEGDAAQAKAGSVARDVPGIDAAWAVAVGLLTLAFAAWTQASPIAAGASLLALGCMVLMLRHWLRRHLGGYTGDTLGAAEQFGEVAVLLSFAASASG
- a CDS encoding ABC transporter ATP-binding protein, producing MNPTLQALGVGVRLGRRDVLHAVSLGIGGGWTALVGPNGAGKSTLLRALAGLQPLAAGQVFLNPGAAAQPLDLHRTAPADRARVLAWLAQQGEVTGELTVRETVELGRIARLGLLGTPVAADRKAVDRAMTLTESLPWQHRRLHELSGGERQRVLLARVMATEAPMLLLDEPTTHLDAPHQVALARLFRRLTHDRSAPRAVLSVLHDLPIALQADRLLVLDAGTLQADGPPTDPAVQAALVRVFGGAIRIESDAQGRPRVALALDAT
- the cbiB gene encoding adenosylcobinamide-phosphate synthase CbiB — protein: MVAAAALALAWLIDSRFGEPRSAWHPVAWFGRIAAPLGRRVHSWAAPAAFAAGAVLWCSLVAAVAGAAFAVEQAAGAAPAWIAIPLLAAALKPTFAWRMLNDEVRAVEAALGQGLEQGQARVARLCSRDVTQLDAAAVRETAIETLAENFNDSLVAPLFWFLVAGLPGAWAWRAANTLDAMWGYRGPWEWAGKWAARADDVMGYVPARLAALLLWRPSVGVARLTREAPLTPSPNGGWPMAAMAFRIGVRLGKPGAYALNAQAPAPDAAALTNALTVGEGAARGAIAAALLLVVLKVNLW
- the cobO gene encoding cob(I)yrinic acid a,c-diamide adenosyltransferase, translating into MDIVKPPTAPSPKAEGERRGLILVHTGHGKGKSTAAFGLALRAHGRGMPVKIYQFMKVPSARFGEHRMFEQLGIPIEGLGDGFSWKSRDLEHSAQLARDGWARAEETIRAGEHFLVVLDEITYPLRYGWQPLEPVLACLRERPAHVHVVLTGRDAPQELIDLADTVTEMTLVRHHHQQGVPAQRGIED